One segment of Columba livia isolate bColLiv1 breed racing homer chromosome 33, bColLiv1.pat.W.v2, whole genome shotgun sequence DNA contains the following:
- the LOC102086786 gene encoding mucin-4 isoform X3, producing MWGSDLQTHSMGGGQWGWGPRSVGLGSVGTLEHPLKGPRRPGDPTEGTHASGDPPIGDPGVRALLAAVSEPPDAARSRSALPELNTRCHRHRRHRHHRCHRHHHRQGPRTPRHRISCHRATGCRRCRRYHRHLQHPQPHRHPAAVVAVTRTPTGAVGRRSSSSLRPIATPPRMDGPMDLSRAAAAAAQPAGAGVAGVPVLRCGLCGRGFGTAAALGLHRRAHSRLQAHEVACAGDKAGDNAGDNDTGSTAAPRPHGKKAIWLRRRGGGGAGADGRTVTADGRAVVTTGGRTETTGGHAAVGGWMVTTDGRAATDGRTVTTDGHMETDGRMVTMDRHTATGGHTGTMDGRTAMGGHTVTTDGHTATGGCMVTTDGHTAMDGHTAIRDGHTGTMTDGHKATGGHMVTTTDGHKAMDRHAVTTTDGHMVTTPNGHKVTGGHTVTTTGEHTVTTPVGHKVMGVHVVTTTDGYKVMGGHTVTTMNRHPVTPPNGHKVMGAQPVTTTGGHKVMGGHVVTTTDGHMVTTTDGHGAMGAHPVTPPNGHKVMGGHPVTTMDRHPVTPPDGHKAMGGHPVTTTDGHPVTPPDGHKAMGVHPVTTTDRHPVTPPDGHTAPDRHPVTMADGHKMMGAHPVTTTGGHPVTLPDGHKVMDGHTVTTPNGHKVMGAHPVTTTGGHPVTPPDGHKAMGGHTVTTPDGHKVMGAHPLTPPDTHTAPDRHRVPTTAGHTVTTSHTAPLPRVPVTAAYTCTVCHRSYVTLSSLKRHSNVHSWRRSYPCRFCDKVFALAEYRTKHEVWHTGERRYQCGFCWDTFVTYYNLKSHQKTLHAAATGPSSTRSSCTGCCRRAGTSGRTGRTPGRGDNGASRGDNGGGARW from the exons atGTGGGGCAGTGACCTCCAGACCCACAGCATGGGGGGGGgtcagtggggctggggaccccgatctgtggggctggggagcgTGGGGACACTTGAGCACCCActgaagggacccaggcgtccgggtgaccccACAGAAGGGACCCACGCATCTGGTGACCCCccaataggggacccaggcgtccgg GCGCTGTTGGCTGCGGTGTCGGAGCCGCCGGACGCCGCTCGGAGCCGCTCGGCGCTGCCGGAGCTGAACACGCGGTGTCACCGTCACCGGCGTCACCGTCACCACCGGTGTCACCGTCACCATCACCGCCAGGGACCCCGGACCCCGCGTCACCGTATCTCGTGTCACCGTGCCACCGGCTGTCGGCGCTGTCGTCGGTACCACCGTCATCTCCAACACCCTCAACCCCATCGACACCCCGCGGCTGTTGTCGCCGTCACCCGCACGCCAACCGGCGCCGTGGGGCGGCGCTCGAGCTCCTCCCTGCGCCCCATAGCGACCCCCCCCCGGATGGACGGCCCCATGGATCTGTCgcgcgcggcggcggcggcggcacaGCCGGCCGGTGCGGGTGTTGCGGGTGTGCCGGTGTTGCGGTGCGGGTTGTGCGGGCGCGGGTTCGGCAcggcggcggcgctggggcTGCACCGGCGCGCTCACTCGCGGCTGCAGGCGCACGAGGTGGCGTGTGCGGGTGACAAGGCGGGTGACAACGCGGGTGACAATGACACCGGGTCAACCGCGGCGCCGCGGCCCCATGGGAAAAAGGCCATTTGGCTGCGGCGCCGCGGGGGAGGGGGAGCGGGGGCGGACGGACGGACGGTGACAGCGGATGGACGCGCGGTGGTGACAACAGGCGGACGCACAGAAACAACGGGTGGACACGCGGcggtgggtggatggatggtgACAACGGATGGACGCGCGGCAACAGACGGACGCACGGTGACAACGGATGGACACATGGAGACGGATGGGCGCATGGTGACAATGGACAGACACACGGCAACAGGTGGACACACGGGCACAATGGATGGACGCACAGCGATGGGTGGACACACGGTGACAACAGACGGACACACGGCAACAGGTGGATGCATGGTGACAACGGACGGACACACAGCGATGGATGGACATACAGCGATAAGGGATGGACACACGGGGACAATGACAGATGGGCACAAAGCAACAGGTGGACACATGGTGACAACAACAGACGGACACAAAGCGATGGACAGACACGCGGTGACAACGACAGATGGACACATGGTGACAACACCAAATGGACACAAAGTGACGGGTGGACACACTGTGACAACAACAGGCGAACACACAGTGACAACACCAGTTGGCCATAAGGTGATGGGTGTACATGTGGTGACAACAACAGATGGATACAAAGTGATGGGTGGACACACGGTGACAACGATGAACAGACACCCAGTGACACCACCAAACGGACACAAGGTGATGGGTGCACAGCCGGTGACAACAACAGGCGGACACAAAGTGATGGGTGGACACGTGGTGACAACGACAGATGGACATATGGTGACAACAACAGACGGACACGGAGCAATGGGTGCGCACCCAGTGACACCACCAAACGGACACAAGGTGATGGGGGGACACCCGGTGACAACAATGGACAGACACCCGGTGACACCACCAGATGGACACAAAGCAATGGGTGGACACCCGGTGACAACAACAGATGGACACCCGGTGACACCACCAGATGGACACAAAGCGATGGGTGTACACCCGGTGACAACGACGGACAGACACCCGGTGACACCGCCAGACGGCCACACCGCGCCGGACAGACACCCGGTGACAATGGCAGATGGACACAAAATGATGGGTGCACACCCGGTGACAACAACAGGCGGACACCCGGTGACACTACCAGATGGCCATAAAGTGATGGATGGACACACAGTGACAACACCAAATGGACACAAAGTGATGGGTGCACACCCGGTGACGACAACAGGCGGACAC CCGGTGACACCACCAGATGGACACAAAGCGATGGGTGGACACACCGTGACAACACCCGATGGCCATAAAGTGATGGGTGCACACCCATTGACACCACCAGACACCCACACGGCGCCGGACAGACACCGGGTGCCAACAACAGCTGGCCACACGGTGACAACCAGCCACACCGCGCCGCTCCCCCGCGTCCCCGTCACCGCCGCCTACACCTGCACCGTGTGTCACCGCTCCTACGTCACCCTGTCCAGCCTGAAGCGCCACAGCAACGTCCACTCGTGGCGCCGGTCGTACCCGTGTCGCTTCTGCGACAAGGTGTTCGCGCTGGCCGAGTACCGCACCAAGCACGAGGTGTGGCACACCGGCGAGCGCCGGTACCAGTGCGGCTTCTGCTGGGACACCTTTGTCACCTACTACAACCTCAAGAGCCACCAGAAGACCCTCCACGCGGCGGCTACAGGCCCAAGCTCAACGCGCTCAAGCTGTACCGGCTGCTGCCGGCGCGCGGGAACAAGCGGCCGTACCGGACGTACACCAGGACGCGGTGACAATGGCGCCAGTCGCGGTGACAACGGCGGGGGCGCTCGCTGGTGA
- the LOC102086786 gene encoding mucin-2 isoform X1, which translates to MWGSDLQTHSMGGGQWGWGPRSVGLGSVGTLEHPLKGPRRPGDPTEGTHASGDPPIGDPGVRALLAAVSEPPDAARSRSALPELNTRCHRHRRHRHHRCHRHHHRQGPRTPRHRISCHRATGCRRCRRYHRHLQHPQPHRHPAAVVAVTRTPTGAVGRRSSSSLRPIATPPRMDGPMDLSRAAAAAAQPAGAGVAGVPVLRCGLCGRGFGTAAALGLHRRAHSRLQAHEVACAGDKAGDNAGDNDTGSTAAPRPHGKKAIWLRRRGGGGAGADGRTVTADGRAVVTTGGRTETTGGHAAVGGWMVTTDGRAATDGRTVTTDGHMETDGRMVTMDRHTATGGHTGTMDGRTAMGGHTVTTDGHTATGGCMVTTDGHTAMDGHTAIRDGHTGTMTDGHKATGGHMVTTTDGHKAMDRHAVTTTDGHMVTTPNGHKVTGGHTVTTTGEHTVTTPVGHKVMGVHVVTTTDGYKVMGGHTVTTMNRHPVTPPNGHKVMGAQPVTTTGGHKVMGGHVVTTTDGHMVTTTDGHGAMGAHPVTPPNGHKVMGGHPVTTMDRHPVTPPDGHKAMGGHPVTTTDGHPVTPPDGHKAMGVHPVTTTDRHPVTPPDGHTAPDRHPVTMADGHKMMGAHPVTTTGGHPVTLPDGHKVMDGHTVTTPNGHKVMGAHPVTTTGGHLVTPPDGHKAMGGHTVTTPDGHKVMGGHLVTTMDRHPVTPPDTHTVPDRHLLTPPNGHKAMGAHPVTTTGGHPVTPPNGHKAMGAHPVTTTGGHLVTPPNGHKAMGAHPVTPPDGHKAMGGHTVTTPDGHKVMGAHPLTPPDTHTAPDRHRVPTTAGHTVTTSHTAPLPRVPVTAAYTCTVCHRSYVTLSSLKRHSNVHSWRRSYPCRFCDKVFALAEYRTKHEVWHTGERRYQCGFCWDTFVTYYNLKSHQKTLHAAATGPSSTRSSCTGCCRRAGTSGRTGRTPGRGDNGASRGDNGGGARW; encoded by the exons atGTGGGGCAGTGACCTCCAGACCCACAGCATGGGGGGGGgtcagtggggctggggaccccgatctgtggggctggggagcgTGGGGACACTTGAGCACCCActgaagggacccaggcgtccgggtgaccccACAGAAGGGACCCACGCATCTGGTGACCCCccaataggggacccaggcgtccgg GCGCTGTTGGCTGCGGTGTCGGAGCCGCCGGACGCCGCTCGGAGCCGCTCGGCGCTGCCGGAGCTGAACACGCGGTGTCACCGTCACCGGCGTCACCGTCACCACCGGTGTCACCGTCACCATCACCGCCAGGGACCCCGGACCCCGCGTCACCGTATCTCGTGTCACCGTGCCACCGGCTGTCGGCGCTGTCGTCGGTACCACCGTCATCTCCAACACCCTCAACCCCATCGACACCCCGCGGCTGTTGTCGCCGTCACCCGCACGCCAACCGGCGCCGTGGGGCGGCGCTCGAGCTCCTCCCTGCGCCCCATAGCGACCCCCCCCCGGATGGACGGCCCCATGGATCTGTCgcgcgcggcggcggcggcggcacaGCCGGCCGGTGCGGGTGTTGCGGGTGTGCCGGTGTTGCGGTGCGGGTTGTGCGGGCGCGGGTTCGGCAcggcggcggcgctggggcTGCACCGGCGCGCTCACTCGCGGCTGCAGGCGCACGAGGTGGCGTGTGCGGGTGACAAGGCGGGTGACAACGCGGGTGACAATGACACCGGGTCAACCGCGGCGCCGCGGCCCCATGGGAAAAAGGCCATTTGGCTGCGGCGCCGCGGGGGAGGGGGAGCGGGGGCGGACGGACGGACGGTGACAGCGGATGGACGCGCGGTGGTGACAACAGGCGGACGCACAGAAACAACGGGTGGACACGCGGcggtgggtggatggatggtgACAACGGATGGACGCGCGGCAACAGACGGACGCACGGTGACAACGGATGGACACATGGAGACGGATGGGCGCATGGTGACAATGGACAGACACACGGCAACAGGTGGACACACGGGCACAATGGATGGACGCACAGCGATGGGTGGACACACGGTGACAACAGACGGACACACGGCAACAGGTGGATGCATGGTGACAACGGACGGACACACAGCGATGGATGGACATACAGCGATAAGGGATGGACACACGGGGACAATGACAGATGGGCACAAAGCAACAGGTGGACACATGGTGACAACAACAGACGGACACAAAGCGATGGACAGACACGCGGTGACAACGACAGATGGACACATGGTGACAACACCAAATGGACACAAAGTGACGGGTGGACACACTGTGACAACAACAGGCGAACACACAGTGACAACACCAGTTGGCCATAAGGTGATGGGTGTACATGTGGTGACAACAACAGATGGATACAAAGTGATGGGTGGACACACGGTGACAACGATGAACAGACACCCAGTGACACCACCAAACGGACACAAGGTGATGGGTGCACAGCCGGTGACAACAACAGGCGGACACAAAGTGATGGGTGGACACGTGGTGACAACGACAGATGGACATATGGTGACAACAACAGACGGACACGGAGCAATGGGTGCGCACCCAGTGACACCACCAAACGGACACAAGGTGATGGGGGGACACCCGGTGACAACAATGGACAGACACCCGGTGACACCACCAGATGGACACAAAGCAATGGGTGGACACCCGGTGACAACAACAGATGGACACCCGGTGACACCACCAGATGGACACAAAGCGATGGGTGTACACCCGGTGACAACGACGGACAGACACCCGGTGACACCGCCAGACGGCCACACCGCGCCGGACAGACACCCGGTGACAATGGCAGATGGACACAAAATGATGGGTGCACACCCGGTGACAACAACAGGCGGACACCCGGTGACACTACCAGATGGCCATAAAGTGATGGATGGACACACAGTGACAACACCAAATGGACACAAAGTGATGGGTGCACACCCGGTGACGACAACAGGCGGACACCTGGTGACACCACCAGATGGCCATAAAGCGATGGGCGGACACACGGTGACAACACCAGATGGACACAAAGTGATGGGTGGACACCTGGTGACAACGATGGACAGACACCCGGTGACACCACCAGACACCCACACCGTGCCGGACAGACACCTGCTGACACCACCAAATGGACACAAAGCGATGGGTGCACACCCGGTGACGACAACAGGCGGACACCCGGTGACACCACCAAATGGACACAAAGCGATGGGTGCACACCCGGTGACAACAACAGGCGGACACCTGGTGACACCACCAAATGGACACAAAGCCATGGGTGCACACCCGGTGACACCACCAGATGGACACAAAGCGATGGGTGGACACACCGTGACAACACCCGATGGCCATAAAGTGATGGGTGCACACCCATTGACACCACCAGACACCCACACGGCGCCGGACAGACACCGGGTGCCAACAACAGCTGGCCACACGGTGACAACCAGCCACACCGCGCCGCTCCCCCGCGTCCCCGTCACCGCCGCCTACACCTGCACCGTGTGTCACCGCTCCTACGTCACCCTGTCCAGCCTGAAGCGCCACAGCAACGTCCACTCGTGGCGCCGGTCGTACCCGTGTCGCTTCTGCGACAAGGTGTTCGCGCTGGCCGAGTACCGCACCAAGCACGAGGTGTGGCACACCGGCGAGCGCCGGTACCAGTGCGGCTTCTGCTGGGACACCTTTGTCACCTACTACAACCTCAAGAGCCACCAGAAGACCCTCCACGCGGCGGCTACAGGCCCAAGCTCAACGCGCTCAAGCTGTACCGGCTGCTGCCGGCGCGCGGGAACAAGCGGCCGTACCGGACGTACACCAGGACGCGGTGACAATGGCGCCAGTCGCGGTGACAACGGCGGGGGCGCTCGCTGGTGA
- the LOC102086786 gene encoding mucin-4 isoform X2, whose translation MWGSDLQTHSMGGGQWGWGPRSVGLGSVGTLEHPLKGPRRPGDPTEGTHASGDPPIGDPGVRALLAAVSEPPDAARSRSALPELNTRCHRHRRHRHHRCHRHHHRQGPRTPRHRISCHRATGCRRCRRYHRHLQHPQPHRHPAAVVAVTRTPTGAVGRRSSSSLRPIATPPRMDGPMDLSRAAAAAAQPAGAGVAGVPVLRCGLCGRGFGTAAALGLHRRAHSRLQAHEVACAGDKAGDNAGDNDTGSTAAPRPHGKKAIWLRRRGGGGAGADGRTVTADGRAVVTTGGRTETTGGHAAVGGWMVTTDGRAATDGRTVTTDGHMETDGRMVTMDRHTATGGHTGTMDGRTAMGGHTVTTDGHTATGGCMVTTDGHTAMDGHTAIRDGHTGTMTDGHKATGGHMVTTTDGHKAMDRHAVTTTDGHMVTTPNGHKVTGGHTVTTTGEHTVTTPVGHKVMGVHVVTTTDGYKVMGGHTVTTMNRHPVTPPNGHKVMGAQPVTTTGGHKVMGGHVVTTTDGHMVTTTDGHGAMGAHPVTPPNGHKVMGGHPVTTMDRHPVTPPDGHKAMGGHPVTTTDGHPVTPPDGHKAMGVHPVTTTDRHPVTPPDGHTAPDRHPVTMADGHKMMGAHPVTTTGGHPVTLPDGHKVMDGHTVTTPNGHKVMGAHPVTTTGGHLVTPPDGHKAMGGHTVTTPDGHKVMGGHLVTTMDRHPVTPPDTHTVPDRHLLTPPNGHKAMGAHPVTTTGGHPVTPPNGHKAMGAHPVTTTGGHPVTPPDGHKAMGGHTVTTPDGHKVMGAHPLTPPDTHTAPDRHRVPTTAGHTVTTSHTAPLPRVPVTAAYTCTVCHRSYVTLSSLKRHSNVHSWRRSYPCRFCDKVFALAEYRTKHEVWHTGERRYQCGFCWDTFVTYYNLKSHQKTLHAAATGPSSTRSSCTGCCRRAGTSGRTGRTPGRGDNGASRGDNGGGARW comes from the exons atGTGGGGCAGTGACCTCCAGACCCACAGCATGGGGGGGGgtcagtggggctggggaccccgatctgtggggctggggagcgTGGGGACACTTGAGCACCCActgaagggacccaggcgtccgggtgaccccACAGAAGGGACCCACGCATCTGGTGACCCCccaataggggacccaggcgtccgg GCGCTGTTGGCTGCGGTGTCGGAGCCGCCGGACGCCGCTCGGAGCCGCTCGGCGCTGCCGGAGCTGAACACGCGGTGTCACCGTCACCGGCGTCACCGTCACCACCGGTGTCACCGTCACCATCACCGCCAGGGACCCCGGACCCCGCGTCACCGTATCTCGTGTCACCGTGCCACCGGCTGTCGGCGCTGTCGTCGGTACCACCGTCATCTCCAACACCCTCAACCCCATCGACACCCCGCGGCTGTTGTCGCCGTCACCCGCACGCCAACCGGCGCCGTGGGGCGGCGCTCGAGCTCCTCCCTGCGCCCCATAGCGACCCCCCCCCGGATGGACGGCCCCATGGATCTGTCgcgcgcggcggcggcggcggcacaGCCGGCCGGTGCGGGTGTTGCGGGTGTGCCGGTGTTGCGGTGCGGGTTGTGCGGGCGCGGGTTCGGCAcggcggcggcgctggggcTGCACCGGCGCGCTCACTCGCGGCTGCAGGCGCACGAGGTGGCGTGTGCGGGTGACAAGGCGGGTGACAACGCGGGTGACAATGACACCGGGTCAACCGCGGCGCCGCGGCCCCATGGGAAAAAGGCCATTTGGCTGCGGCGCCGCGGGGGAGGGGGAGCGGGGGCGGACGGACGGACGGTGACAGCGGATGGACGCGCGGTGGTGACAACAGGCGGACGCACAGAAACAACGGGTGGACACGCGGcggtgggtggatggatggtgACAACGGATGGACGCGCGGCAACAGACGGACGCACGGTGACAACGGATGGACACATGGAGACGGATGGGCGCATGGTGACAATGGACAGACACACGGCAACAGGTGGACACACGGGCACAATGGATGGACGCACAGCGATGGGTGGACACACGGTGACAACAGACGGACACACGGCAACAGGTGGATGCATGGTGACAACGGACGGACACACAGCGATGGATGGACATACAGCGATAAGGGATGGACACACGGGGACAATGACAGATGGGCACAAAGCAACAGGTGGACACATGGTGACAACAACAGACGGACACAAAGCGATGGACAGACACGCGGTGACAACGACAGATGGACACATGGTGACAACACCAAATGGACACAAAGTGACGGGTGGACACACTGTGACAACAACAGGCGAACACACAGTGACAACACCAGTTGGCCATAAGGTGATGGGTGTACATGTGGTGACAACAACAGATGGATACAAAGTGATGGGTGGACACACGGTGACAACGATGAACAGACACCCAGTGACACCACCAAACGGACACAAGGTGATGGGTGCACAGCCGGTGACAACAACAGGCGGACACAAAGTGATGGGTGGACACGTGGTGACAACGACAGATGGACATATGGTGACAACAACAGACGGACACGGAGCAATGGGTGCGCACCCAGTGACACCACCAAACGGACACAAGGTGATGGGGGGACACCCGGTGACAACAATGGACAGACACCCGGTGACACCACCAGATGGACACAAAGCAATGGGTGGACACCCGGTGACAACAACAGATGGACACCCGGTGACACCACCAGATGGACACAAAGCGATGGGTGTACACCCGGTGACAACGACGGACAGACACCCGGTGACACCGCCAGACGGCCACACCGCGCCGGACAGACACCCGGTGACAATGGCAGATGGACACAAAATGATGGGTGCACACCCGGTGACAACAACAGGCGGACACCCGGTGACACTACCAGATGGCCATAAAGTGATGGATGGACACACAGTGACAACACCAAATGGACACAAAGTGATGGGTGCACACCCGGTGACGACAACAGGCGGACACCTGGTGACACCACCAGATGGCCATAAAGCGATGGGCGGACACACGGTGACAACACCAGATGGACACAAAGTGATGGGTGGACACCTGGTGACAACGATGGACAGACACCCGGTGACACCACCAGACACCCACACCGTGCCGGACAGACACCTGCTGACACCACCAAATGGACACAAAGCGATGGGTGCACACCCGGTGACGACAACAGGCGGACACCCGGTGACACCACCAAATGGACACAAAGCGATGGGTGCACACCCGGTGACAACAACAGGCGGACAC CCGGTGACACCACCAGATGGACACAAAGCGATGGGTGGACACACCGTGACAACACCCGATGGCCATAAAGTGATGGGTGCACACCCATTGACACCACCAGACACCCACACGGCGCCGGACAGACACCGGGTGCCAACAACAGCTGGCCACACGGTGACAACCAGCCACACCGCGCCGCTCCCCCGCGTCCCCGTCACCGCCGCCTACACCTGCACCGTGTGTCACCGCTCCTACGTCACCCTGTCCAGCCTGAAGCGCCACAGCAACGTCCACTCGTGGCGCCGGTCGTACCCGTGTCGCTTCTGCGACAAGGTGTTCGCGCTGGCCGAGTACCGCACCAAGCACGAGGTGTGGCACACCGGCGAGCGCCGGTACCAGTGCGGCTTCTGCTGGGACACCTTTGTCACCTACTACAACCTCAAGAGCCACCAGAAGACCCTCCACGCGGCGGCTACAGGCCCAAGCTCAACGCGCTCAAGCTGTACCGGCTGCTGCCGGCGCGCGGGAACAAGCGGCCGTACCGGACGTACACCAGGACGCGGTGACAATGGCGCCAGTCGCGGTGACAACGGCGGGGGCGCTCGCTGGTGA
- the LOC102086786 gene encoding mucin-2 isoform X4: MDGPMDLSRAAAAAAQPAGAGVAGVPVLRCGLCGRGFGTAAALGLHRRAHSRLQAHEVACAGDKAGDNAGDNDTGSTAAPRPHGKKAIWLRRRGGGGAGADGRTVTADGRAVVTTGGRTETTGGHAAVGGWMVTTDGRAATDGRTVTTDGHMETDGRMVTMDRHTATGGHTGTMDGRTAMGGHTVTTDGHTATGGCMVTTDGHTAMDGHTAIRDGHTGTMTDGHKATGGHMVTTTDGHKAMDRHAVTTTDGHMVTTPNGHKVTGGHTVTTTGEHTVTTPVGHKVMGVHVVTTTDGYKVMGGHTVTTMNRHPVTPPNGHKVMGAQPVTTTGGHKVMGGHVVTTTDGHMVTTTDGHGAMGAHPVTPPNGHKVMGGHPVTTMDRHPVTPPDGHKAMGGHPVTTTDGHPVTPPDGHKAMGVHPVTTTDRHPVTPPDGHTAPDRHPVTMADGHKMMGAHPVTTTGGHPVTLPDGHKVMDGHTVTTPNGHKVMGAHPVTTTGGHLVTPPDGHKAMGGHTVTTPDGHKVMGGHLVTTMDRHPVTPPDTHTVPDRHLLTPPNGHKAMGAHPVTTTGGHPVTPPNGHKAMGAHPVTTTGGHLVTPPNGHKAMGAHPVTPPDGHKAMGGHTVTTPDGHKVMGAHPLTPPDTHTAPDRHRVPTTAGHTVTTSHTAPLPRVPVTAAYTCTVCHRSYVTLSSLKRHSNVHSWRRSYPCRFCDKVFALAEYRTKHEVWHTGERRYQCGFCWDTFVTYYNLKSHQKTLHAAATGPSSTRSSCTGCCRRAGTSGRTGRTPGRGDNGASRGDNGGGARW; the protein is encoded by the coding sequence ATGGACGGCCCCATGGATCTGTCgcgcgcggcggcggcggcggcacaGCCGGCCGGTGCGGGTGTTGCGGGTGTGCCGGTGTTGCGGTGCGGGTTGTGCGGGCGCGGGTTCGGCAcggcggcggcgctggggcTGCACCGGCGCGCTCACTCGCGGCTGCAGGCGCACGAGGTGGCGTGTGCGGGTGACAAGGCGGGTGACAACGCGGGTGACAATGACACCGGGTCAACCGCGGCGCCGCGGCCCCATGGGAAAAAGGCCATTTGGCTGCGGCGCCGCGGGGGAGGGGGAGCGGGGGCGGACGGACGGACGGTGACAGCGGATGGACGCGCGGTGGTGACAACAGGCGGACGCACAGAAACAACGGGTGGACACGCGGcggtgggtggatggatggtgACAACGGATGGACGCGCGGCAACAGACGGACGCACGGTGACAACGGATGGACACATGGAGACGGATGGGCGCATGGTGACAATGGACAGACACACGGCAACAGGTGGACACACGGGCACAATGGATGGACGCACAGCGATGGGTGGACACACGGTGACAACAGACGGACACACGGCAACAGGTGGATGCATGGTGACAACGGACGGACACACAGCGATGGATGGACATACAGCGATAAGGGATGGACACACGGGGACAATGACAGATGGGCACAAAGCAACAGGTGGACACATGGTGACAACAACAGACGGACACAAAGCGATGGACAGACACGCGGTGACAACGACAGATGGACACATGGTGACAACACCAAATGGACACAAAGTGACGGGTGGACACACTGTGACAACAACAGGCGAACACACAGTGACAACACCAGTTGGCCATAAGGTGATGGGTGTACATGTGGTGACAACAACAGATGGATACAAAGTGATGGGTGGACACACGGTGACAACGATGAACAGACACCCAGTGACACCACCAAACGGACACAAGGTGATGGGTGCACAGCCGGTGACAACAACAGGCGGACACAAAGTGATGGGTGGACACGTGGTGACAACGACAGATGGACATATGGTGACAACAACAGACGGACACGGAGCAATGGGTGCGCACCCAGTGACACCACCAAACGGACACAAGGTGATGGGGGGACACCCGGTGACAACAATGGACAGACACCCGGTGACACCACCAGATGGACACAAAGCAATGGGTGGACACCCGGTGACAACAACAGATGGACACCCGGTGACACCACCAGATGGACACAAAGCGATGGGTGTACACCCGGTGACAACGACGGACAGACACCCGGTGACACCGCCAGACGGCCACACCGCGCCGGACAGACACCCGGTGACAATGGCAGATGGACACAAAATGATGGGTGCACACCCGGTGACAACAACAGGCGGACACCCGGTGACACTACCAGATGGCCATAAAGTGATGGATGGACACACAGTGACAACACCAAATGGACACAAAGTGATGGGTGCACACCCGGTGACGACAACAGGCGGACACCTGGTGACACCACCAGATGGCCATAAAGCGATGGGCGGACACACGGTGACAACACCAGATGGACACAAAGTGATGGGTGGACACCTGGTGACAACGATGGACAGACACCCGGTGACACCACCAGACACCCACACCGTGCCGGACAGACACCTGCTGACACCACCAAATGGACACAAAGCGATGGGTGCACACCCGGTGACGACAACAGGCGGACACCCGGTGACACCACCAAATGGACACAAAGCGATGGGTGCACACCCGGTGACAACAACAGGCGGACACCTGGTGACACCACCAAATGGACACAAAGCCATGGGTGCACACCCGGTGACACCACCAGATGGACACAAAGCGATGGGTGGACACACCGTGACAACACCCGATGGCCATAAAGTGATGGGTGCACACCCATTGACACCACCAGACACCCACACGGCGCCGGACAGACACCGGGTGCCAACAACAGCTGGCCACACGGTGACAACCAGCCACACCGCGCCGCTCCCCCGCGTCCCCGTCACCGCCGCCTACACCTGCACCGTGTGTCACCGCTCCTACGTCACCCTGTCCAGCCTGAAGCGCCACAGCAACGTCCACTCGTGGCGCCGGTCGTACCCGTGTCGCTTCTGCGACAAGGTGTTCGCGCTGGCCGAGTACCGCACCAAGCACGAGGTGTGGCACACCGGCGAGCGCCGGTACCAGTGCGGCTTCTGCTGGGACACCTTTGTCACCTACTACAACCTCAAGAGCCACCAGAAGACCCTCCACGCGGCGGCTACAGGCCCAAGCTCAACGCGCTCAAGCTGTACCGGCTGCTGCCGGCGCGCGGGAACAAGCGGCCGTACCGGACGTACACCAGGACGCGGTGACAATGGCGCCAGTCGCGGTGACAACGGCGGGGGCGCTCGCTGGTGA